A window of Spirochaetae bacterium HGW-Spirochaetae-1 genomic DNA:
TCGGAAAATGAGGAAACTATAATATGTATATTATATTGTCATACAATAATACAAATGTAATGCAATTGTACCGGTTGTGTCAATGTTTTTTCCTGCCATATAGGGGGACTTTCTTTATTAAGAAGATAGTAATAGTATTAAACCCCTCGCAGGGGTGGCGACTATCCATTTATGTATCGCTTAATTGTCTTCGCCGGGGTATTCCCGTCGCTATTTTTTAATAACCCGACTATCTGTGCTAAAATTTCCGGAAAAAGTATTTACAGCAGTGGACTCATACTTTACCCGTGATGTCAGGATATGATGATGGATACGGGTAAAACAAGAATCGCTGTTTTCAGCGACACGCACGGCAACCGGGCATCGATGGGGAAGATGATCCTGGCCTGCGGCCCCTTTGATTACCTGTTCCACCTGGGCGACGGTGTTGAGGATGCCCGTGCCGTTGCCGTGGACGCGGGTATTCCCCTGACGGGTATCAGCGGCAATGAAGATCAGGGATCGCAATTCCCCCGGAAGCAGAAAGTCCCGGTTCAGGGAAGGAATTTTCTGCTCATTCACGGCGATCAGTTTGATATTACACCGTATCATTCCGGTGAAGTGCTGGAAGGCCTGTATGAAAAGATGGCCCTCATGACCCAGATCGAGGGGTGTGATATCCTGCTCTTTGGCCATACCCACAAGCCGCTCCTGGCGGAACGGAACAATATCATTCTCTGCAATCCTGGAGACCAGTATATAGGTTCACCATCGGCCCCCACCTTTGCCGTAATAACCATTGATGAGGCGGGGATCTCCTTCAGGATAGTGCAGGAGAAAGGGAACGGGGATTTCCTGGAGATCCAATCCCTGGAGCGCAGGGGCTCATCCTTTTAAAAAAAAATGTCCTGGATGATATAGCTTTCTCGGTCCGGTTTGTCCTTCAGATGATGCAGGGCCTCTTTATATGTTTCGCATTCATGTTCTTTTGTGTACGATATATTCCTGCTTTCATCCATCACTACTCTCAAAATGAGATATTTCCTGTTCATATACACTCCGGTTGATATTTCTTTATATGTATTATAATATACAAAAGGAAATTAAAAATAGGCCATTCCGTATTAAAAAAAAAGCTTAACCGGGCGGTAAAAATTAATTTATTTGGAAATTTATCATAATAAAGTAAAAAAAATATTGTAATATTATATAAAAATTTGTACTATTCATGAACTATTTCATTATATCGGAATAATGTATGATATACCTGGTTGGCATTGACCACCTGATCCAGTATGAAAACCGTATCGTGCCCGAGAACCTGTTCAATACCTTCAGGGAATCCATGAAGAATATTATTCAGTACCATAGTATTGACCTCATTGCTGAAGAGTTTCACGAAGAATACCTGGAACAGGTTTATTTTTCCCGCGAGGCCACCCTGCGTGCCCTGGCCCGTGAACTGGGAAAGGACCATCTCTTTTGTGATCCCGGCGATGGGGACCGCCGGCGGCTGGGAATCCCTTATTACGCTGAACAGAAGGATGCTGTGAAGCGGCGCTACGGTGTCACCGGGACCTTTGTTTTCGATGAAGAGCTGCGCAGAAAAATACAGGAGGATACGGACAGAGAGGTCGTACGATACTGGGATATTCGCGAGAATTTCTGGTTTGAAAAACTGGCGCCTCACCTGGCACGCCGTATTCTTTTTGTCTGCGGTCATGAGCATGTGAAAAGATTTAAAACTTTGCTGGAAAATATGGGACAATCGTGCATGATTGTCGTGTTCTTCTGGGAAGGCGACTATTTCAGGTCACTGTGATATGTCCATGCATGTGCAGTACACCCTGAGTATAATATGGACTGGAATATATTGATTCTGTAGCGATAAAAGGAAGTCGGTGAGAGACCCATGGATGACGGAATTCACGACATAGACTTTGATGATGATGAAACAAGCGTGCAGGAGAAGAAAAAGGGGCCGCTGAGCCGGCCGCCCCGGTGGAGGGACATCCATCCCGCATTGCAGATTTTTCTCCTTTTTGTTGTGAGCACGCTCATGTACAGGGGCTATTCCTTTGGAAGCCTTTTTCCCGCCAGCGGTGAAGCGGTTTTCTCCGGGCATCAATACTGGAGAATTCTAACGTCCCTTTTCACCCATTCGGGCATGACGCATCTTCTGTCCAACTCGTGGCTCTTTATCATATTCGGATGGTTCCTCCGGACCTATTTTGGAACGATTGTTTTTCCTGTTCTGTCCCTGGTACTGGGTATGGCAGGAACCTGGATCACCCTTCTGTTCTATGATCCCACGGTGAACCTCGTGGGAGCCTCGGGGATGATTCATTCCATGATTGGGCTCTGGATCGTTCTGTATGTGCGGTTTGACAGCGATCATACGGTTCCCATGAGACTGTTCCGCGCCGTGGGTTTCTCTCTCGCTATGCTCATTCCCTCAACGGTGCAGGCCGAAGTGAGCTATACGGCCCATGGCGTTGGCTTCATT
This region includes:
- a CDS encoding rhomboid family intramembrane serine protease is translated as MDDGIHDIDFDDDETSVQEKKKGPLSRPPRWRDIHPALQIFLLFVVSTLMYRGYSFGSLFPASGEAVFSGHQYWRILTSLFTHSGMTHLLSNSWLFIIFGWFLRTYFGTIVFPVLSLVLGMAGTWITLLFYDPTVNLVGASGMIHSMIGLWIVLYVRFDSDHTVPMRLFRAVGFSLAMLIPSTVQAEVSYTAHGVGFILGIAGGLLCSPFVKTGMSPEADEGDINDRSETN